In Streptosporangiales bacterium, the genomic stretch CCATGACGGTCATGAAGGACAGCGACCTCGGTACCCCGGCGAGCACCGCCGAGTCGACGGTCGAGGTGGAGATCGACGGTCGACAGGTCAGCGTGCCCGAAAGTACGTCCGTGATGCGCGCGGCCGCGCTCGCCGGTGTCGACGTGCCGAAGCTGTGTGCCACCGACTCGCTGAAGGCGTTCGGCTCCTGTCGCCTTTGCCTGGTGGAGATCGACGGCCAGCGCGGCACACCCGCGTCGTGCACCACCCCCGTACGTGACGGCATGAACGTCACCACGAAGACGTCGAAGCTCGACAAGCTCCGCCAGGGCGTGATGGAGCTGTACCTCTCCGACCACCCGGAGGACTGCTCGGGTTGCGGCGAGGGTGGCGACTGCGAGATCCAGGATCGGGCCCGCGAGGTGGGCCTGGTGAACATGCGGTACGGCCACGACGGCGAGAACCACCTGCACGACGAGGTCGACGACAGCAACCCGTACTTCACCTACGACCCGAGCAAGTGCATCGTCTGCTCCCGTTGCGTACGTGCGTGCGACGAGACCCAGGGCACGTTCGCCCTGACCATCGAGGGGCGCGGCTTCGACTCGCGGGTCGCGGCGAGCGCCGGCGACTCGTTCATGAACTCTGAGTGCGTCTCCTGCGGTGCCTGCGTGCAGGCCTGCCCCACCGACTCGCTGCTGGAGAAGTCGGTGATCGACCTCGGCATGCCCACCCGCAGCGTCGAGACCACCTGCGCGTACTGCGGTGTCGGCTGCTCGTTCCGCGCCGAGCTGCGCGGCGACGAGGTCGTCCGCATGGTGCCGTCGAAGCAGGGTGGCGCGAACGAGGGGCACTCCTGCGTCAAGGGCAGGTTCGCGTACGGCTACGCGACGCACAGCGACCGCCAGCTCGACCCGATGATGCGCGACTCGATCGACGACGAGTGGCGGCAGGTGTCCTGGGACGAGGCGATCTCGTTCGTCGCCACCAGGATGCGCGACATCCAGGACAGCTACGGCATGGGCGCCATCGGTGGCATCACCTCTTCCCGGTGCACAAACGAAGAGGTCTACGCGGTGCAGAAGATGGTTCGCGCCGCGTTCGGCAACAACAACGTGGACACCTGTGCGCGGGTGTGCCACTCGCCGACGGGTTACGGGCTGAAGCAGACGTTCGGCACGTCCGCGGGCACGCAGGACTTCCGCTCGGTCGCCAAGGCCGACGTCATCATGCTGATCGGCGCCAACCCGACCGACGGCCACCCGGTGTTCGCTTCCAGGATGAAGCGCCGGCTGCGCGAGGGCGCGAAGCTCATCGTCGTAGACCCGCGCCGCATCGACCTGGTGAAGTCACCGCACGTCGAGGCCGCGCACCACCTGCCGCTGCGGCCCGGCACCAACGTCGCGGTCGTGAACGCGATCGCGCACGTCGCGGTGACCGAGGGTCTGGTCGACCGGGAGTTCGTCGAGGAGCGCTGCGAGGACTACGACACCTGGGCGGAGTTCATCGCCAGGCCGGAGAACAGCCCGGAAGCGATCGAGGAGATCAGCGGCGTACCCGCCGCGGACCTACGGGCGGCGGCCAGGCTCTACGCCACGGCCCCGAACTCGGCGATCTACTACGGCCTCGGCGTCACCGAGCACAGCCAGGGCTCCACCATGGTGATGGGCATGGCCAACCTCGCGATGGCCACCGGCAACATCGGCAGGGAGGGCGTCGGCGTCAACCCGTTGCGCGGACAGAACAACGTGCAGGGCTCCTGCGACATGGGGTCGTTCCCGCACGAGCTGCCTGGCTACCGGCACGTCTCCGACGACTCCGTACGAGACATCTACGAAAGCTTGTGGCACAAGGAGATCCTGCCCGAGCCTGGCCTGCGGATCCCCAACATGTTCGACGCCGCCATCGACGGCTCGTTCCGCGCGCTGTTCGTCCAGGGCGAGGACATCGCGCAGTCCGACCCGAACACCAAGCACGTCGTCGCGGCACTGTCGAACCTCGACCTGCTGGTCGTCCAGGATCTCTTCCTGAACGAGACCGCCAAGTACGCGCACGTGTTCCTACCCGGCACGTCGTTCCTGGAGAAGGACGGCACGTTCACCAACGCCGAGCGCAGGATCAACCGGGTGCGCCCGGTGATGGCCGCAAAGTGTGGCAAGGACGAGTGGCAGGTCGCCTGCGAGATCGCACAGGCGATGGGCTACGACATGCACTATGGCCACTCGCGCGAGATCATGGACGAGATCGCCGCGACGACACCGACGTTCGCCGGCGTCTCGTTCGACAAGCTCGATCGGCTGGGTAGCGTGCAGTGGCCGTGCAACGACAAGGCCCCAGAGGGCACCCCGGTCATGCACATCGGCGAGTTCGTCCGCGGCAAGGGGAAGTTCATCCCGACCGCGTTCGTGCCGACCGAGGAGCGCAGCACGCGGAAGTTCCCGCTGATCCTCACGACCGGGCGCATCCTGTCGCAGTACAACGTGGGCGCGCAGACCAGGCGTACGGACAACGTGACCTGGCACCACGAAGACGTGCTGGAGATCCACCCGCACGACGCGGAGGACCGCGGCATCAACGACGGCGATCCGGTCACGCTGGCCAGCCGGGTCGGCGAGACCACGCTGCACGCGAAGATCGCGGACCGGATGCCGGTGGGCGTCGTCTACACGACCTTCCACTTCCCCGTCACCGGCGCGAACGTGGTCACGACCGAGCACTCGGACTGGGCGACCAACTGTCCCGAGTACAAGGTGACGGCGGTGCAGGTCGGCCTCGCCAGCCCGAGAGCACAGCAGCCGGCACACGAGGCCGAGGTCGACGTGCCCGCGGCGTTGGTGGATTGAGGCCGCGGTGACGATCGCGACTCAGGTGCGGCTGGCAAACGACATCGCCGTCCAGTTCCACCACCTGCCCCCGGACGCGGCCGCGAAGGCGATCGCGAACCACATCAGGCAGTTCTGGGAACGCCGGATGCGCCAGCAGCTGGTCGAGCACGTAGCATCCGGCGACGTCGACGACCTCGACCCACTAGTGGTCGACGCCGCCCGTCTGCTCGACGGCTGACCTGCCGGCTACTTGTGCTTGAAGTAGACGAACAGCCGGCCGTGGTTCTTGGCGTCCTTGTCCACGCGGTGGTACCTGGCCTTGACGTCCTTGCGGTCGAGGAACCGTAGGACCTTCTTCTTCAGCTGTCCCGAGCCCTTGCCGGGGATGATCTCCACGACGGGCGCCTTCTTCTCGATCGCCTCGTCGATGATCTGCTCGAGTGCACGGTCGATCTCGTGGCCGCGGTTGTAGATGTCGTGTAGGTCGAGCTTCAGCTTCACCGTACGAGCCTCCCATGACGCGCCAGAACGCGCCACACTGTCGGGATGACCATGCAGCCAGACACCCCGGCGCAGCGGCAGGCGGCGGCCTTCGACCAGATCGGCGCCAGGTACGACGAGGCGTTCCCCCACAAGCAGGGCCAGCTCGAGGCGGGCGACTGGCTTGCCACACAACTACCCGCCGGTGGCCGGGTGCTGGACGCCGGCTGCGGCACCGGCGTGCCCACGGCGCGGCGTCTGCACGAGGCCGGTCACGCGGTGACCGGCGTGGACATCTCCGCGGGGATGCTCGACCTGGCCAGGCAGAACGTACCTGACGCCGACTTCCGGCAGCTCGACGTGCTCGACCTGGACGCTTCGCTCGGCACCTTCGACGCGGTCGTGGCGTTCTTCGCGCTGCTCATGCTGCTCCGCGCGGACGTACCGACGGCACTGCAGCGGCTGCGCGACGTGCTCTCACCCGGCGGGCTGCTTGCGCTCGCCATGGTGGAGGCCGACCTCGACGACGTCCCGATCCCGTTCCTCGGCAACACGTTGCGCGTCACCGGCTATCCACGCGACGAGCTGTGCGCACTGGTGACCGCGGCCGGCTTCGACGTCCTCGACCTGCGCGAGTACGCGTACGAACCGGCCACGCCGGACGCACCGCCCGAGGTGCAGCTGTTCCTCTACTGCCGCCGCGCCGAGGCGGCCAACCGTAGCTCCAGCATGTCCACGTAGTGGTCGATCGCTGCCTGCACCGCGGTCCGGTCGCCGGTGGCGAGCAGGTCGAGCAGCAGCCCGCGGGTGACGGCGACCTGCAGCCGTGCCTGCGCCTGCGCGGTCTCCGGGTCGAAGCCGGCGCGCTCGCACAGCTCGGTCAGCGGCGGCAGCCACGACGCCACGATCCCGTCGAGCAGCGGCGCGGCCGCCGGGTCGCCCTGCAGCGCCCGGCCGTAGAGCTCGAAGAACAGCCGCTCGTACGGCGCCTGCGACGTGTCCACGAAGCGGCGCCACAGCCTGCGCATCACGTCGAGCGGCTCCTCGTCGCCGGCCCCCTGCAGCAGCTCGGCGAACGCGGCGCGCTGCCGCTGCTCCACCGCGCGCACGACCTCGACCAGCAACCCGTCCCGCGACCCGAAGTGGTAGATCAGCATCCGGTGGCTGGTGCCGAGCGCGGTCGCGAGCTGCCGCAGGCTTACCGCGCCGAGCCCGTGCTCGGCGACGTACGCGGTGGCGGCCGCAAGCAACCGCTCCCGCGGCGACCCGGCTGCGGAGGTAGGCATGTACCACATGGTACAGACCCGCCGGGGAACGCGGCCGGTAAGCGTCAGCCGATGCCTTCCCGGTGCAGCCGGGCGAACTCCAGATGCCGCTCGTACTGGTCGAGGATGTCGTCCATCAGCTGACCGTGCGTATAGCCCATCACGTCGTAGTCTTGGCCACCCTCGGTCAGGTGCACCTCGAGCCGATAGTAGAAGTTGCTGCCGGGCTGGAACCGAACTCCGTACGACGGGATACCGCACTTCTGCGGTGAGATCCGGTAGACGAACGGCGGTTCCTCGCCCAGGCCCGCCCGCAGCTCGACGTACGCGGCGTCCTGGTCGCCCGTCCCGTCGTGCACGGTTGCCTCGACGCCGTGCTCGCGCAGCTCGTCGGTGACCTGAGAGACCGCGGGAAGCGCGGTCGCGCCGAGGAACTGCACTGCTGCCGCATAGGTGGGGAAGTCCATGCTGCGCCGCAGTCGCCGCCGCCATTCTCCGGTGGGCGCCCGGTCGGCACCGTCGGTGCCGCGCCCGGACAGCGAGCCGGGCAGGCTGCGCTGGTGGCTGTCCGCGCGGTACCCCTCCACGCGTAGCGCCTTGTACAGACCGAGCATGACCAGCACGAGCACGAACGCGAACGGCAGGCCCATGATGATGGTGGCGTTCTGCAGTGCCGGCACCCCTCCGACGATCAGCATCGCCAGGGTGAGCAACCCGGTGGCCGTGGCCCAGAAGATGCGCAGCGGTGGAGGAGCGTCGTCCTGCGGGGTCTTCCGGTACGAGGTGAGGTCGCCCATCACCAGCGCACCGGAGTCGGCGGACGTGACGTAGAACAACAGCCCGACGAACGTCGCCACCGAGGCGACGACTCCGAACGCCGGGTACTCGGCCAGCAGGTCGTAGAACCCACGGGCGGGGTTGTCGACCGCCGTCTCGCCGAACCCCTCGTTCCCGCCCCGCACGACCGACAGAGCGCTGTTACCGAAGATCGACACCCACATGACGATGTAGAAGAACGGGATGGTGAGCGTTCCCACGACGAACTGGCGGATGGTGCGCCCACGGGAGATACGTGCCAGGAACAGCCCCACGAAGGAGGCCCAGGCGATCCACCACGCCCAGAAGAACAGGGTCCAGGTGTTGAGCCACGCCGTGGGTTGGGTGAAGGCGAAGGTCTCCAGCGTCTTGTCGGCGAAGGTGGCGACGTAGTTGCCGATGTCTTGCACGAACGCGTTGAGCAGGAAGGCGGTACGCCCACTGACCAGAAGGAAGAGTGCCAGCACGATCGCCAGCAGTACGTTGAGCTGGGACAGGCGACGGATGCCCCGGTCGACCCCGGTCACCGCGGAGACGGTGGCCATGATGATGGCGAGGACGACGAGGCCGGTCTGCGCACCCAGGCCCTCAGGGATACCGAACAGGGCCGTCAGCCCGTAGTTGAGCAACACCACACCGATGCCCAGCGACGTCGCGATGCCGAAGATCGTGCCGAGCACGGCGGCCAGGTCGACGCCGTGCCCGAGGGGACCGTAGATGCGCCGGCCGGCAAGCGGATAGAGCGCCGAGCGGATGCTCAACGGCAGGTTCATGCGGTACGCGAAGTAGGCCAACGCCATCCCCATCAACGCGTACATACCCCATCCGGTGATCCCGTAGTGGAACAACGTCCACACGGTGGCCTGCCTGGCGGCCTCCACGGTCTCGCCCTGACCCGCCGGCGGGTCGAGGTACTGCGTGACGGGTTCGGCGACCGAGAAGAACATCACGTCGGTACCAATACCGGCGGCGAACAGCATGGCGGCCCAGGAGAACGTGCCGAACTCGGGTTTGGAGTGCTGTGGCCCCAGCTTCGTCTTGCCGTATCGCGAGAACGCGAGGACCAGTACGAAGACGAGGATCACCGTCGCGAGCAGGATGTAGAACCAGCCGAACCAGCGCGACGCCCAACCCACGACGACGCCTATCGCCGCGGCAGCAGCGCTCGGGGCGACCATCGACCAGACGGCGATCGCGAGGATACCGGCCGACGAGCCGACGAAGACGACCCAGTTGACGCGAGTGGCGGGTTCGGTGGGCGGCGCGGCCTGTTCTGTCTGGCTCATGACGTCGCTCCTGTGGCGGTCGCGTTGCGTGGGTCGCCGGGCGGATACAGCGGGCTGTTGTCCCGGAATCGGTAGTACGGGACGTCCACGGGCGCGGGCGGGGTGTTGCCCTGGACCAGGTCCGCCGACTTCTCGGCGAGCATCATCACCGGCGCGTAGATGTTGCCGTTGGAGATGTAGGGCATCACGGACGCGTCGACCACGCGGAGACCCTCGATGCCGTGTACCCGCATGCTGGCCGGGTCGACGACGCTGCGCTCGTCGGTACCCATCCGCGCAGTGCAGGACGGATGCAGCGCCGTCTCCGCGTCGCGCGCCACCCAGTCGAGGATCTGCTGCTCGGTCTCGACCGAAGGGCCCGGCGAGATCTCACCGTCGTTGAACGGGTCGAACGCCGACTGGGACATGATCTGGCGCGCC encodes the following:
- a CDS encoding formate dehydrogenase subunit alpha, with protein sequence MTVMKDSDLGTPASTAESTVEVEIDGRQVSVPESTSVMRAAALAGVDVPKLCATDSLKAFGSCRLCLVEIDGQRGTPASCTTPVRDGMNVTTKTSKLDKLRQGVMELYLSDHPEDCSGCGEGGDCEIQDRAREVGLVNMRYGHDGENHLHDEVDDSNPYFTYDPSKCIVCSRCVRACDETQGTFALTIEGRGFDSRVAASAGDSFMNSECVSCGACVQACPTDSLLEKSVIDLGMPTRSVETTCAYCGVGCSFRAELRGDEVVRMVPSKQGGANEGHSCVKGRFAYGYATHSDRQLDPMMRDSIDDEWRQVSWDEAISFVATRMRDIQDSYGMGAIGGITSSRCTNEEVYAVQKMVRAAFGNNNVDTCARVCHSPTGYGLKQTFGTSAGTQDFRSVAKADVIMLIGANPTDGHPVFASRMKRRLREGAKLIVVDPRRIDLVKSPHVEAAHHLPLRPGTNVAVVNAIAHVAVTEGLVDREFVEERCEDYDTWAEFIARPENSPEAIEEISGVPAADLRAAARLYATAPNSAIYYGLGVTEHSQGSTMVMGMANLAMATGNIGREGVGVNPLRGQNNVQGSCDMGSFPHELPGYRHVSDDSVRDIYESLWHKEILPEPGLRIPNMFDAAIDGSFRALFVQGEDIAQSDPNTKHVVAALSNLDLLVVQDLFLNETAKYAHVFLPGTSFLEKDGTFTNAERRINRVRPVMAAKCGKDEWQVACEIAQAMGYDMHYGHSREIMDEIAATTPTFAGVSFDKLDRLGSVQWPCNDKAPEGTPVMHIGEFVRGKGKFIPTAFVPTEERSTRKFPLILTTGRILSQYNVGAQTRRTDNVTWHHEDVLEIHPHDAEDRGINDGDPVTLASRVGETTLHAKIADRMPVGVVYTTFHFPVTGANVVTTEHSDWATNCPEYKVTAVQVGLASPRAQQPAHEAEVDVPAALVD
- a CDS encoding formate dehydrogenase; protein product: MANDIAVQFHHLPPDAAAKAIANHIRQFWERRMRQQLVEHVASGDVDDLDPLVVDAARLLDG
- a CDS encoding DNA mismatch repair protein MutS; translated protein: MKLKLDLHDIYNRGHEIDRALEQIIDEAIEKKAPVVEIIPGKGSGQLKKKVLRFLDRKDVKARYHRVDKDAKNHGRLFVYFKHK
- a CDS encoding methyltransferase domain-containing protein; this encodes MTMQPDTPAQRQAAAFDQIGARYDEAFPHKQGQLEAGDWLATQLPAGGRVLDAGCGTGVPTARRLHEAGHAVTGVDISAGMLDLARQNVPDADFRQLDVLDLDASLGTFDAVVAFFALLMLLRADVPTALQRLRDVLSPGGLLALAMVEADLDDVPIPFLGNTLRVTGYPRDELCALVTAAGFDVLDLREYAYEPATPDAPPEVQLFLYCRRAEAANRSSSMST
- a CDS encoding TetR family transcriptional regulator; amino-acid sequence: MWYMPTSAAGSPRERLLAAATAYVAEHGLGAVSLRQLATALGTSHRMLIYHFGSRDGLLVEVVRAVEQRQRAAFAELLQGAGDEEPLDVMRRLWRRFVDTSQAPYERLFFELYGRALQGDPAAAPLLDGIVASWLPPLTELCERAGFDPETAQAQARLQVAVTRGLLLDLLATGDRTAVQAAIDHYVDMLELRLAASARRQ
- a CDS encoding BCCT family transporter — protein: MSQTEQAAPPTEPATRVNWVVFVGSSAGILAIAVWSMVAPSAAAAAIGVVVGWASRWFGWFYILLATVILVFVLVLAFSRYGKTKLGPQHSKPEFGTFSWAAMLFAAGIGTDVMFFSVAEPVTQYLDPPAGQGETVEAARQATVWTLFHYGITGWGMYALMGMALAYFAYRMNLPLSIRSALYPLAGRRIYGPLGHGVDLAAVLGTIFGIATSLGIGVVLLNYGLTALFGIPEGLGAQTGLVVLAIIMATVSAVTGVDRGIRRLSQLNVLLAIVLALFLLVSGRTAFLLNAFVQDIGNYVATFADKTLETFAFTQPTAWLNTWTLFFWAWWIAWASFVGLFLARISRGRTIRQFVVGTLTIPFFYIVMWVSIFGNSALSVVRGGNEGFGETAVDNPARGFYDLLAEYPAFGVVASVATFVGLLFYVTSADSGALVMGDLTSYRKTPQDDAPPPLRIFWATATGLLTLAMLIVGGVPALQNATIIMGLPFAFVLVLVMLGLYKALRVEGYRADSHQRSLPGSLSGRGTDGADRAPTGEWRRRLRRSMDFPTYAAAVQFLGATALPAVSQVTDELREHGVEATVHDGTGDQDAAYVELRAGLGEEPPFVYRISPQKCGIPSYGVRFQPGSNFYYRLEVHLTEGGQDYDVMGYTHGQLMDDILDQYERHLEFARLHREGIG